The sequence below is a genomic window from Paroedura picta isolate Pp20150507F chromosome 12, Ppicta_v3.0, whole genome shotgun sequence.
AAGACCTCAGCTGCAGAGATGCTGTCTGTCACAATACTGGGCCAGTACTGGGCCAGTATTTTGACTCAGgatcaggcagcttcatatgtaaaATACATCATTCCAAGCAACTGCAACCTACAGAGCTTTTAATAGGACaaccatagctcagtggtagagcatctgctttccctgcagaaagtcctaggttcaaatcctgttttttttttttccatttcaagaATTTCCGGCTCATGGTATtagaaaacaaatttagagtccagtggcacctttaagaccaacaaagttttattcaaggtatgagctgtcATGTGCACAATGTTGGAAAAGACATTTTTCTACTTAAGCCCTTGCACACTGCCAGCTGGAATAAGACAGAACCAAATTAGAAGGGCCAAAGACTCATCATTCCTCTACAATAACCCGTTTTGTAAACAGAGCATTACCTTTCGGAGGCGCTGGTTGGCCCGCTACATCTGACAACTGGATCGAAGACATGGCGTCTACCAGCCGATCGAGCCCTCTCTGAGCAATTGCACACGAGTGGGGCTCCCCACAGCCGCATATtggacatttccagcatttctcTACAGTGGATGCATTCTTTGGCTGAGCAACATTGGGGGCAGTGTGCGACCTCCTGGGCTTTTTATATTCACGGCGCATTTTCCTTGTTTGAGGAGCAGCGCTTAAGTGGAGAGAGAGCCTTGTGCGTTTCCTAGGCCGGAGGGCCACAGAATAGGAGCTCGAGCTGCTGGAAAGGGACGAGGATTCATAGCTTGGAACATGACTGAAGTCATGCAACAGtttcctgctgcttctgctcAACCGCAGACGATAGGCCTTTGAATCAAGACCAGCCGCCTTCCGAGAGGATTCTCCTCTTCTGGCTCGACTTTTAAGATTTCTCCTCTCCGCGAAAACCTTTTCTTGCCAGCGTCTCGATTCAGAGCTTTCGGCGTAGCTAGGATAGGCAAAGCCGGGACGACAGGAATGGGCGGGAGAAGACGTCTTCCCCTTCATCTCTGCTCGGCTGCAGGTAGCATCTATGTGACAGCTGCCCCCCGAAGACTTGGCTCTCTGCGATGAAGCTGCCCGGCCCACCGCTCCATCTTTCTGTGTCTCTGCAGCATTCCCAGCTGGAAGATCTTCATGGATCCCAACTTGTTGGTGCTGAGTAGCATCAGACTTGGAAGTCTGTCCCTCTGACCTGGGGTCAACACTCCACCCCACCACTGGAAAAACTGGAGAGAAAGCAGACACACAAACCTATTTCACATAGAGGGCATTCTAaatcactgtttgtttgtttgtttgtttgtttactaaaATACTTACACACTGCCTCTTCCTTGGGCTCCATTAGGCTTACAATTCCAAAATATGTAAAAAGGCAGGAAACCTTCCTCCCAGCATAGTGTGGTCTTTAAGAGCCcttttttctctatcagaaggagtctcaaagtggcttacatttgccttccctttcctctccccacaacagacaccctgtgaggtgggtgaggctgagagagccctgatattattgctcagtcagaacagctttaccagtgctggggcgagcccaaggtcacccagctggctgcatgttgaggaggagcagggaatcaaacccagcttgccagactagaaatctgcactcctaaccactacaccaagcaggccttACAGCATCTTCCCAAACATCTAAGGAGCACCCCTTCTTACCTCCTCCTAGAACCCATTCCCCCAAGGGAGAGCCTCTGTAGACAAAGAACAGGCATTAGTAGATGACAAGGTGGCCACTTAAGCAGAGTTAACACCTAGGAGGTGGGTGTCAGAAGACCATTTGGCTTGTGGGGACATTCCTTCAGCTCTCTGGGCCATGGgatcatgaagggctttaaaaatcATCAATCATGAGAGGCGTTCCTGTCATCCAGCCCCTGGCAATTATCAGGCTGGCACATTCTGAGCCAGCTGCATGTTCTGGGTTGTCTTGAAGAGCAGCCCAAAGGCAGTAATTTAACGCTGAGGGTACAAAAGCAGAGGTCAACACAGCCTTCTCAGCTGGGTGTAAGGAAGGAGAGAGTGAGTGAACCCAATGCAGTGGGCAGAAGGTACTCTTTTAGTCTCCACTGCAGTACCGTTTTTCAAACAGCCAGTCTGTAGGGACCCACAAGCTCTGCAAATGGCAGCTCCACCAAGAAGCTCATGCTGCGGGGCCAGCAGCTGTGATTTTGACACTCTGGTGAAAAGAGTGGGGAGAGGGTCCATTGGGGAGTTAGCTTTCTTTACTAGATGGGGTTGAAACCTTTTCAAGCAAGTCCAGACCTCACTGCCAGTTTGCAGGagtggggagaaaagagagaaccTCACAACTTGGGCATGAGGTCCCCCAGTGCCTTGAGTGGGGAGAACCCAGCCCTTCTGTCAAGACTTTGCCCACCTGTGTCCTCTGCTACCATTTCATGCACAAAAACATGCAAGGCATTCCACCTGCAAGCCACAGTGGCTCCATATTGGACATTTCCAGCAGACTTCAGCCGATTGCTTTGGCTATTTCTTCTGTTCTCCACTCACCGTATTCTGTCCTCTCTGCCCAGTTTGGAGCAGCGTGCAGAAAGGGGGAGCCACAGAACCTGTGTTCACCATGCACAAAATGTTGCTGCCCAATATCACCGAGAAACCTGGGGAGTCTGTCCGGGCTGACGATCCATTCGTCCCTTGAGCCTGCAGTATCATGGCCTCTCTCACAGAGAGTCACCACCATTTTATTTGTTACCTTGTCCACCGCTAACAGGGCTACCAGTGGCCTCTCAGCCATGGATCTCACGTGTGCCATGTTGCAAGTCCCAGAGGTCTCACGTAAGCGAGGGCATGACCCCTTTGCCCATCTGTCCACTTCCAAACCAATTGTCGTGTTCTGGATTACTGGAAACCTGCCAAGGATCGGTGGATCTGCTCCTGTGGCTGTTGCTTTCCCCAAGAAGACACTGGTGGACTCGCTCAGCAAACTCTTCTTGCTTTCTGTGTGGCCAGTTGCTGGTGGACCTTTGCAGAGTTTAAGACAGCAGCACAGGATTGGGTACACCATTAAGCCAATGACAACTCCTCCTGCACACATGGAGAAAAATGGAGGGCAGAATTACtattggctgttgtgggttttccaggcagtGTGGCCATGGTCCGGAGGTGTTTCGTCAGTAACTTCAGAGATAgggcacagcaagatgggaatctctctgagACGAAGTGACACACAGAGATGCCCACCTTGCCGTTTCCTATCTCTGAAGAGGCCAGCTACAGTCACTGGCAAAATGTCCGGGACAAAAACCATggtcacacagcctggaaaacccagaacaaccagttgactccagccTTTAAATACAGCCTTTAAAGTCTTTAAATTTTTCAAAACCCAGAACAGACTTGGAAGTAACAGAAAGAATGGGGGCTATGGCTGAAAAGGGCGTCTCTGTGTCTGTTCTCTTCCCTGTAATGTCTGACTGAACATTATAGAGAATTTCACTACCCCTGTTCCACCACAGTTTCAGGGTTCAATCCCATCCCTAGTTAAAGGGCCCAGGAAAAATTCTGCCCAAGGATTTGGAGAAAGAACCAATGTAGTTGCGGTTTCATCATcctttaatattattgttgttattgttattatgtaaatgttgttatcattgttgttaccaccttaaaggtaaaggtaaaggtatcccctgtgcaagcaccgagtcatgtcagacccttggggtgacgccctctagcgttttcatggcagactcaatacggggtggtttgccagtgccttccccagtcatgaccgtttaccccccagcaagctgggtactcattttaccgacctcggaaagatggaaggctgagtcgaccttgagccggctgctgggatcgaactcccaacctcatgagcaaagctttcaggcggctgccttaccactctgcgccacaagaggctcttgttaccaccttactgttacttgaatgatgttacctgtactattttgttgtttcctgtaaaccaccctgagccttcgaggagggcggtatctaaataaataaacaaacaaacaaacaaacaaacaaacaaataaataaataaataaataaatgatctgtGCATGGCCAGTACTTATGTTtacaataatgaatgaataaacaaaaaagTTTCTTTCATTTCCAGTTTAAATCTAGATATTCAATCAAGAAACTGTTatgcttatttattcattattggtGTTCATTGGTTACGCACAGATTGTTGGGTTTTTTCCTGTAACATGCTGTTTCCGTGTGCTCCTGTGCCACCTTCAAGATTTTGGAGAGCCACCGAAAGCGACGGCAAATGacgctggacaagatggaccaaaGCTCGCTAGTGGGGCACACACCCTGCACGCAGAGGGCCCCAGGTCTACTCTCCAGCTAAAGGTTGTCACCGAGCATGTGCTGAGAAAGATCCTGCTCTGAGAACCCAGAGAGTTCAAACCAGAGTAAACACCCTTGTCCGTTCACATGGAGCCACACAAATGGTGCTGTAGCCCACAGAATTGTTGGGagatgcaaaatctgtagtgtgcatgacgcaacagcatatgaagaatgtcctatagggggcatcaggggagatgtgtagttagcatatttagctTAGGACcttcaaataatttttaattggacttcctgctcttttgagcataccTCTTCCTTCCTgattctctccacaacagggcTACCACTTGCACATTGTCAGGGGATAGAAAAACTCCCTGGTGGCAAGAGTGCATGGTCAATTTCCCTGGGCCAACCCCGTTTACCTTGTGAGATCCAACAAGTTTCTAATCCTGCCAACTTTGGGATTAACAGGTGGGCAGAATACAAGTATCGCTCCAGCAGCAAACCTTTCCTTTTTAAGAGAAGACGCACTCCAAGAAAACATGCCATGCTGCCTGCAAACATTTACCTAGGAAGCCATAAAGCAAGCTGAGGTTCCAAAAGGTTGGCAGCGGAAGGGATGAATCTGAGGTGGAACAACCTTTCAGCCGGGCGCTTATCACCTGGCATCCGGCGAGGCCAGGTGGGGTGTTGCAAACCATCAGAGCGGATTCCTGGATTCGGTCCGCCCACGATTCTACGGAATCCACCAGCTGGCAACTGCAGTGCCAGGGGTTTGCATGCAGCAGCAAGAAGGTGACGGAACTCGGAAGGACGGGCAAGGCCGTCAGCCTGTTGTCGGCCAGCAGGAGACGCCGCAGCGCTTGCAGGGGCTGGAAGGCCTCGCTGTTGATAAACAGAATCCTGTTGCTCGATAAGTCCAGTCGCACCAGCGAAGCCAACCCGTAAAAGGTATCCATGGAGAGATACTGGATCTGATTGGAAGAAATCACCAGTTCTTCCAGCCTTGCTAAGTTTTCGAATGTCTTGGGAGGAAGGTATGCAATTCTGTTCAGGGCAAGGTAGAGTTTGCTGAGGGCCGCCAGCCCCAGGAACCAAGGACTTTGCAGGATGTCCAAAGAGTTGTTGTTCAGAGCCAGATCCTCTAGAGCTGTGAGCCCAGAGAAAGCCGTTGGCTGTATACTGCAACTGAGCAGGTGGTTATTGCTGAGATCCAGACTCCTCAGGCTGCCAGCCTGATCGGGGGAAAAGGTGAGGTCGGGCAGGGAAGAGACTGGGAACCCCGTGATCGATAAGAAGTGAAGGTTGGGGAACTTTTGGAAGGAGAGCGGGGGGATCTCGCTGAGGTTCCCATGCCGCAGAACTATCTTCTCTGTGATGTTTGGCAAACCTATTAAAACTGACGCAAGAGAAGAGGGGCAGCGGGTTAGAAATTGAAGAACTAGAAAAGGAGACATCTGAAAAAATCACTGGAAAtgtatcccccccaaaaaaatcaaacCAGGAAAGGTTCCTGGTCTGGATGGATTCTTGGGTTTGTTTTAAGGATGAGATTTTGCATCCTCTACAAATGACTATGAATTCTACTAACCCACAACAGTAAAAAAACCTAAAAGATAGGCAGTTGTTACtatgcttttaattattttaaaacgtaattatttaattttaaatagtaTTATATATCTTATTGTActctattgttattttattgatattacctgccctgagtctgttgacttgttattattattggttttatttaGTAAAAGAGGGAAAATATTACAGGGAAGTGCCCAGGTAAGCCAGACTGTGAAACAAAGAAAGCTAACTTGAACATCTCCCTTAAACAAGCAGTAGCTCAAAGTATTCTACCTTTCTCGTATTTAATTTTGCTTTCTATTGGTTAAGGGAAGGAGTAAATAGCTTCACGTGGGGCACTGAAGATCTTATCTTGTGACTGCAAGATATCTTAACTATAACATTTTTCATCTCACCCTGCCCTTTGACTATAGGGGAGGTTGAAAGTGAGAGATGGGACATTTGAGGACCTTGAAAGCAGAgggaggattcaaacccaggtcttccCAGCTAGCTACTTTTCAGACTTCTATGATTCTTCAAGAAACTGCCAAGCACTTTTGCAGTGTCTTTCTAAAGGCAAGAAACTCACTCTCTTGATTAAAATGAAAAGTTTTCCTGCATATTTGCAGCATTGCAACACACACACCACTCTGCATTTACCAACACCATCCTCACTTTAGTGCATGAATGTTGCATTTCTATATTgaccttattttaatttttttaaaattctgttcccAAAGTCTCAACTTTTTGATAgatctaccctccccccccccgtgtggctTAAAAGCTGTAGATTTTAGTAAAAGTTTTGATCGAAGACCGATACACCTCCTCATTTCCCTAAAGTATACCTTTAAATAAGCCCAGAGACCCTACGGAAACtcacagactgtttccacatggaggcattAAACTTGCACCACCTCCTCCTTGGAAACGTGCAGTCGTAAGCCACACATTTGCAAACTTCCtaacgggagacccctcccacattttcctgccCCCTCGtcgcggctttttgcctccctacgaagtggcaagggaaaacaaagagaaCTTCTCCCTgaattccttggcttgtcaatcgccacaagccaccaatcccagcacagcagttgttttggggactcaagcttccttcccccctcccctgagcctcgaaattaatttgaaaaaaaaggcacttccatgttgctatgtggAAACGCCATAACAcaggagcatttttttaaaattaacacttcAGTGGAGAAACACCACAATAATAAAGCACCCCCCTCCTTTTGCGGGGGGGATTTTTGGTGTTTTGGTTTCCATTTACattcgggtagatttgtgagaggctggctaTGGTAACTGGACCTTGATGAGCGATTTTGTgggaacagtaaggcttaaaaataaagagcatggaggcctagctgatcaggagagggctacTTCATCacacatcccctccccttccctgttaAAACCCAgtcaccagaaaacacaaacagggatgTGTCTTGACTGCCCTATCCCAAAACAGATAAggacaatgaacagaacattttattttaactccaCATGGGGTCGCCCCTGGTAGTTTCCCGATGTAAAGTGCAATaaggagtggcaaatccagttttgatgatttccctcatcatgagGAAAATCTGTCCAAAATTCACACCAGCCCTTGCAAAGCCTCGGGTTGCtaatgacatcatgtggaagcagcactaaaaacCACTAGCAACTAGATGCTGTTCAgggacaaattcctcatgtggaaatggtcacatgAACAATTGACAGATTATCAACTGAGACAGCCAGAAGCAACAGATGGAGTCAGATGGAGGCTTGAAATGCACCATTGCTTTACAAGAGATACAATCTGGAACCTTCCTTTTCAAGGCTGGAGGCCCAAAGAAGATAGAGGCCAACTTCTGACAACTTGTATTGTCCCCCTCAGGCTGTGAGTTCTCTGGTTCGAATACTCGCTCAGACAGCCATTATCAGGGCCATTCAGCAGAGAGGAGCCTATTTGCAAGGAGACAACTCCCACACCAATACCTTCTGCTAGCATGCAGACTGGAAACCAAAACAAACACTCCACCCAGTAGGACCAAACTAAATCAGATAAATATTAGAGGAGGAGCAGAGTGTTTCATTACAGGCATGCAATAACTGTACCACAGAGGGGATAAATAAAGACATAAGCTCACCTGCCGGGAGTGATGAAATTTGCTCACATTCAGCTTGGTTGGCCGAGCAGAACTGGCACATTGGGGGGCACGGCTGGGCTGTGCCCTTCCAAAACAGAAGCAAACTGGCCCAGGCTGATAACCCTGTAGGGTGCAAAAGGGCGGGTGAGCACAGTCTCCCCTCAAGGCTCTTTCTTTAGCTTTATAGAAATAAATCTCTGTTCAATTGGCCTCAGAACAGTAAACAACACATGATCAGCAGTACATTAATACCGCAGTTTGAACAATTCTAAAATCAATTCTAAGAATTCCAACCAAGGTGGGGGGTGCgatacaggagggaggccaattagATGCTCATGTTGACTGCTCTACTGGCGTCAAGAATAAGCTGGATGAAAGAgctcattttacaggccctgcataaTTCAATGAGTTCCAACAGGGTCCTGatattttctgggagctcattccaccaggcaagggccacggctgaaaaggccctggctctggttgaggccagatggatTTCTCTGGGTCCaaggaccactagcctgtttgtGCTGgctgagcacaaggctcttctggggacatATTTGATGAGGCAGCCCTGTAGGTGCTTGTTAGCTCCTGTCTCTTCCTAGTGACTACCAAGTCCCTAGCTCTTTTGAACCTGTAGGCACCTTTGGAACTCTCAAACCATGTAGCTGCTTTTGAAAGTGGACATAGTCACAAAATGCCAGTTGCAGCTTACCTTCATTCACAAAGGTGGTAGCAGTTACTGCCAAAGCAAtgtctttaaaaatctgcacatccaATCAAAATCC
It includes:
- the LOC143821820 gene encoding uncharacterized protein LOC143821820, translated to MELITAKPRILWRHNWLSAWASLLLFWKGTAQPCPPMCQFCSANQAECEQISSLPAVLIGLPNITEKIVLRHGNLSEIPPLSFQKFPNLHFLSITGFPVSSLPDLTFSPDQAGSLRSLDLSNNHLLSCSIQPTAFSGLTALEDLALNNNSLDILQSPWFLGLAALSKLYLALNRIAYLPPKTFENLARLEELVISSNQIQYLSMDTFYGLASLVRLDLSSNRILFINSEAFQPLQALRRLLLADNRLTALPVLPSSVTFLLLHANPWHCSCQLVDSVESWADRIQESALMVCNTPPGLAGCQVISARLKGCSTSDSSLPLPTFWNLSLLYGFLGGVVIGLMVYPILCCCLKLCKGPPATGHTESKKSLLSESTSVFLGKATATGADPPILGRFPVIQNTTIGLEVDRWAKGSCPRLRETSGTCNMAHVRSMAERPLVALLAVDKVTNKMVVTLCERGHDTAGSRDEWIVSPDRLPRFLGDIGQQHFVHGEHRFCGSPFLHAAPNWAERTEYVFPVVGWSVDPRSEGQTSKSDATQHQQVGIHEDLPAGNAAETQKDGAVGRAASSQRAKSSGGSCHIDATCSRAEMKGKTSSPAHSCRPGFAYPSYAESSESRRWQEKVFAERRNLKSRARRGESSRKAAGLDSKAYRLRLSRSSRKLLHDFSHVPSYESSSLSSSSSSYSVALRPRKRTRLSLHLSAAPQTRKMRREYKKPRRSHTAPNVAQPKNASTVEKCWKCPICGCGEPHSCAIAQRGLDRLVDAMSSIQLSDVAGQPAPPKDREIARPSLVPHQNSEDLLAEDFLESTPWPRPRLPFGISHRGPSEDEEESINDPQRLRAKSPPGAKHSHQEPGTGFPVADKTVTQVILKEEGGMGKVHTVTEVGPMIVLSIKSGKVRSLGEEMYNAQRQVEAFAHAFDQRLADQEKTQVDASFDMMQPSSCLVNQSSSEMSFSGSEELELQDGSNRSNNETSFSEGEEPKLQKAPNVTSRYPLVQRMFEIDFSLPNEE